A DNA window from Haliovirga abyssi contains the following coding sequences:
- a CDS encoding GntR family transcriptional regulator translates to MFKKKVPIYEQIKSIIIDNILSGVWKEGDKIPSIRNFALEFGVNPNTIMNALKDLQQKKILENKRGIGNIVCDGVVEKILRDKKEKFCNEKLNEVIKEAKILKINLNELKDEIESKW, encoded by the coding sequence ATGTTTAAGAAAAAGGTCCCAATTTATGAACAAATAAAAAGTATAATAATAGATAATATTTTGTCAGGTGTTTGGAAAGAGGGAGATAAAATTCCAAGTATAAGAAATTTTGCATTAGAATTTGGAGTTAATCCAAATACAATAATGAATGCTTTGAAAGACTTACAACAAAAGAAAATTTTAGAAAATAAAAGAGGAATAGGAAATATTGTATGTGATGGAGTAGTAGAAAAAATATTAAGAGATAAAAAAGAAAAATTTTGTAATGAGAAATTAAATGAAGTTATTAAAGAAGCTAAAATTTTAAAAATTAATTTAAATGAATTAAAAGATGAAATTGAAAGTAAATGGTAA
- a CDS encoding ATP-binding cassette domain-containing protein, translating to MLKIENLNFGYGFKKNMYENLSLELKKGKIYGILGRNGSGKTTLLKMISSLLVGYDGNIMLDGEEAKKRSRNYLKKIFYLPEVIEKDDFKVKDLIILGRCYENWNETKFLEFIEREKINKKKKIKSFSKGWKKRIWFYYSVAVNPKVLILDEVSEGIDIIAQKEVIRDILEYFNEEKIILIASHHIEEFENILDEFIVIDNGNILYKGEKDYVDQNFGWAKEEESKNIEAEDIINERKIFDEKYILVQNIKKYSDINFKNIDIATFLESIIKMKGDNNYEK from the coding sequence ATGTTAAAAATTGAGAATTTAAATTTTGGATATGGATTTAAAAAAAATATGTATGAAAATTTATCTTTAGAATTAAAAAAAGGAAAAATTTATGGAATTTTAGGAAGAAATGGAAGTGGAAAAACAACATTATTAAAAATGATATCAAGTTTATTGGTTGGTTATGATGGAAATATAATGTTAGATGGAGAAGAAGCAAAAAAAAGAAGTAGAAATTATCTAAAAAAAATATTTTACTTACCAGAAGTTATAGAAAAAGATGATTTTAAAGTAAAAGATTTAATTATATTAGGTAGGTGTTATGAAAATTGGAATGAGACGAAATTTTTAGAATTTATAGAGAGAGAAAAAATTAATAAAAAGAAAAAGATAAAATCTTTTTCTAAAGGTTGGAAAAAAAGAATATGGTTTTATTATTCAGTAGCGGTAAATCCAAAAGTTTTAATTTTAGATGAGGTTTCAGAAGGGATAGATATAATTGCTCAAAAAGAAGTTATAAGAGATATATTAGAATATTTTAACGAAGAAAAAATTATATTGATAGCCTCTCATCACATTGAAGAGTTTGAAAACATATTAGATGAATTTATTGTTATTGATAACGGTAATATTTTGTACAAAGGGGAAAAAGATTATGTAGACCAAAATTTTGGTTGGGCAAAAGAGGAAGAGAGCAAAAATATAGAGGCTGAAGATATAATTAACGAAAGAAAAATATTTGATGAAAAGTATATACTTGTACAGAATATAAAAAAGTATTCAGATATTAATTTTAAAAATATAGATATAGCAACATTTCTAGAAAGTATAATAAAGATGAAAGGGGATAATAACTATGAAAAATAA
- a CDS encoding fructose-1,6-bisphosphatase translates to MNRELDYLKLLSKHYPTINAASKEIINLGAILELPKGTEHFLSDIHGEYEAFSHILRNGSGMIKKEIENIFGTSMKKSEKKSLATLIYYPEEKLDTIKEEETELEEWYKITLYRLVKVCRKVSASYTRSKVRKALPKDFSYILEELLHEKENNKEKYFNKIIKIIIEIDKADDFIIALSKLIQRLIIDRVHIIGDIYDRGPAAEKIMDLLLNYHSVDIQWGNHDIVWMGAASGGVACIANALRVSLRYGNLDTVENGYGINLFPLATLANEVYGDDDCKEFKPIVKEDEHSEKEMKLISKMQKAITIIQLKLEAKIIKKYPEFNMEDRLLLDKINFENGTIKIDDKIYKLKDMNFPTINREDVFKLSEEEEEVIKKLKTSFMNSEKLQKHVRFLFSNGSMYLKYNSNLLYHGCIPMDENGNFKEMRLKGEKYKGKALMNAIERYVRDGYFNKTENEDKDYGKSIMWYLWLGINSPLFGKKKMATFESYFLDDKEIKKEEKNPYYKYRDEEKYAVKILKEFGLEPEKAHIINGHVPVQAKKGENPLKAGGKLLVIDGGLTAAYQRTTGIAGYTLICDSKGLVIAAHEPFTSRQTAIDEEKDIISTKVILENADDMQSIRDTDAGKNISKQIEFLKHLLFAYRKGLIREKI, encoded by the coding sequence ATAAATCGAGAATTAGATTATCTTAAATTATTATCAAAACATTATCCAACAATAAATGCTGCAAGTAAAGAGATAATAAATTTAGGTGCAATTTTAGAATTACCAAAAGGGACTGAACATTTTCTAAGTGATATTCATGGAGAGTATGAAGCTTTTTCTCATATTTTAAGAAATGGGTCAGGTATGATAAAAAAAGAGATAGAAAATATATTTGGAACATCAATGAAAAAAAGTGAGAAAAAAAGTTTGGCAACTTTAATATATTATCCAGAAGAAAAATTAGATACAATAAAAGAGGAAGAGACAGAGCTTGAAGAGTGGTATAAAATAACTTTGTATAGATTGGTAAAAGTTTGTCGTAAAGTATCAGCTTCATATACTCGTTCTAAGGTTAGAAAAGCTCTTCCAAAAGATTTTAGCTATATATTGGAAGAATTATTACATGAGAAAGAAAATAATAAAGAAAAATATTTTAATAAAATAATAAAAATAATAATAGAGATAGATAAAGCTGATGATTTTATAATTGCATTATCAAAATTAATTCAAAGGTTAATAATAGATAGAGTGCATATAATTGGAGATATATATGATAGAGGACCTGCTGCTGAAAAAATAATGGATTTGTTACTGAATTATCATTCAGTAGATATTCAGTGGGGTAATCATGATATTGTATGGATGGGAGCAGCTTCAGGCGGAGTAGCTTGTATAGCAAATGCTTTAAGAGTAAGCTTGAGATATGGGAATTTAGATACAGTAGAAAATGGATACGGGATTAATCTATTCCCGTTAGCCACTCTTGCAAATGAAGTCTATGGAGATGATGATTGTAAAGAATTTAAACCTATAGTAAAAGAAGATGAACATAGTGAAAAAGAGATGAAATTAATATCCAAAATGCAAAAAGCTATAACTATTATACAGCTAAAACTAGAAGCAAAAATAATAAAAAAATATCCAGAATTTAATATGGAAGATAGGCTGTTATTAGATAAAATAAATTTTGAAAATGGTACAATAAAAATAGATGATAAAATTTATAAATTAAAAGATATGAATTTTCCTACTATTAATAGAGAAGATGTATTTAAATTAAGCGAAGAAGAGGAAGAGGTTATAAAAAAATTAAAGACATCATTTATGAATAGCGAAAAATTACAAAAACATGTTAGATTTTTATTTTCAAATGGAAGTATGTATCTAAAATATAATTCTAATTTATTATATCATGGGTGTATACCAATGGATGAAAATGGAAATTTTAAAGAGATGAGATTAAAAGGGGAAAAATATAAAGGAAAAGCTCTAATGAATGCAATAGAAAGATATGTTAGAGATGGATATTTTAATAAAACTGAAAATGAAGATAAAGATTATGGGAAATCTATAATGTGGTATTTGTGGTTAGGAATAAATTCTCCTTTATTTGGAAAGAAAAAAATGGCAACATTTGAAAGTTATTTTTTAGATGATAAAGAAATAAAAAAAGAGGAAAAAAATCCATATTATAAATATAGAGATGAAGAAAAATATGCTGTAAAAATTTTAAAAGAGTTTGGATTGGAACCAGAAAAAGCTCATATAATTAATGGGCATGTTCCTGTGCAGGCTAAAAAAGGAGAAAATCCATTAAAAGCAGGAGGAAAGCTTCTAGTTATAGATGGTGGACTAACAGCGGCTTATCAAAGAACTACTGGTATAGCAGGGTATACGTTGATTTGTGATAGTAAAGGATTAGTAATAGCGGCACATGAACCTTTTACATCTAGACAAACTGCAATTGATGAAGAAAAAGATATAATTTCTACAAAAGTTATATTAGAAAATGCAGATGATATGCAGTCAATAAGAGATACTGATGCAGGTAAAAATATCAGCAAGCAGATAGAATTTTTAAAACATCTATTATTTGCATATAGAAAAGGTCTTATAAGGGAAAAAATATAA
- a CDS encoding ABC transporter permease: MKLSEAGISAIKSVFANKMRSFLTMLGIIIGISSVIMLTSVGRGFQDGISGELTKMGSNMFSLYINYNENVREKDLLRMVDKNIILENPQILNVSSVYGYWGGEVINNLKKKNKKKANLQLLGVDSDYFKVNKATLLYGRLLNKDDNINRRRVAVVDNTLGKKVFGRANIVGEFVKVKTERGIQKYIVVGVIKNPMEKFMTLFKQESFSIITPIKTAHSLFKTNSVEYFEISSKNPKNIAQSAKNTIKILERVHRNKNVYIVENVSKYLNNFNKILFGITAFITFVASIALFVGGIGVMNIMLVTVTERTREIGIRKSLGAKKRDILIQFLIEAVILTLIGGGIGIAFGYGGGVLAAHFLKITPKLSLQMLIIAFAVSSSIGIIFGVYPAKKAADLNPIEALRYE, from the coding sequence ATGAAACTGTCAGAAGCTGGAATATCAGCAATAAAAAGCGTATTTGCAAATAAAATGAGATCTTTTCTTACAATGCTTGGAATAATTATAGGGATAAGTTCTGTAATAATGCTAACATCTGTAGGAAGAGGATTCCAAGATGGAATAAGTGGAGAATTGACAAAAATGGGTTCTAATATGTTTTCTTTGTATATAAATTATAATGAAAATGTTAGAGAAAAAGATTTGTTGAGAATGGTTGATAAAAATATAATTTTAGAGAATCCCCAAATTTTAAATGTATCATCTGTATATGGTTATTGGGGCGGAGAAGTAATTAATAATTTGAAAAAGAAGAATAAAAAGAAAGCTAATTTACAACTTTTGGGAGTTGATAGTGATTATTTTAAAGTGAATAAGGCTACATTGTTATATGGAAGATTATTAAATAAAGATGATAATATAAATAGGAGAAGAGTGGCTGTTGTTGATAATACATTAGGAAAAAAAGTTTTTGGAAGAGCGAACATAGTAGGAGAATTTGTAAAAGTTAAAACAGAAAGAGGTATTCAAAAATATATAGTAGTTGGAGTAATAAAAAATCCAATGGAGAAATTTATGACTCTATTTAAACAAGAATCTTTTAGTATAATAACTCCAATAAAAACAGCACACTCTTTATTTAAAACAAATTCTGTGGAATATTTTGAAATAAGTTCGAAAAATCCTAAAAATATTGCACAATCAGCAAAAAATACAATAAAAATATTAGAAAGAGTTCATAGAAATAAAAATGTTTATATTGTGGAAAATGTAAGTAAATATTTGAATAATTTTAATAAAATATTATTTGGAATAACAGCGTTTATAACGTTTGTAGCGAGTATTGCACTGTTTGTAGGTGGAATAGGTGTTATGAATATAATGCTTGTAACAGTAACAGAAAGGACGCGTGAAATAGGAATTAGAAAGTCTTTAGGAGCAAAAAAAAGAGATATTTTAATACAATTTCTAATAGAAGCAGTAATTTTAACATTAATCGGAGGTGGAATAGGTATAGCTTTTGGATATGGAGGAGGAGTTTTAGCAGCACATTTTCTAAAAATAACTCCAAAATTGAGTTTACAAATGTTAATCATAGCATTTGCAGTATCAAGCTCGATTGGTATAATATTTGGAGTATATCCAGCTAAAAAAGCAGCTGATTTGAATCCAATAGAGGCTTTGAGATATGAATGA
- a CDS encoding ABC transporter ATP-binding protein: MIIDIKNLKKDYINGELKVSALKNINFQVKKGEFVSIMGPSGSGKSTLMNILGCLDKPTSGYYILDKLEVEKANDNELSEIRNQKIGFVFQAFNLLNRLNSFENVELPLIYNKVHKAKRKKLALEALERVGLVDRVKHKPTELSGGQKQRVAIARALVSSPAMILADEPTGNLDSHSGEEIMKIFKKLNAEGVTIVMVTHEPDIAEHTKRIITVKDGEIISDINNVR, translated from the coding sequence ATGATAATTGATATAAAAAATCTAAAAAAAGATTATATAAACGGTGAATTGAAAGTTTCAGCATTAAAAAATATAAATTTTCAAGTGAAAAAAGGAGAATTTGTATCTATTATGGGGCCTTCAGGTTCAGGGAAATCTACATTAATGAATATATTAGGTTGCTTAGATAAACCAACTTCTGGATATTATATTTTGGATAAATTAGAAGTGGAAAAAGCTAATGATAATGAATTATCAGAAATTAGAAATCAAAAAATAGGATTTGTATTTCAGGCGTTTAATTTATTAAATAGACTAAATTCTTTTGAAAATGTAGAATTGCCACTTATATACAATAAAGTTCATAAAGCCAAAAGAAAAAAATTAGCATTAGAGGCATTAGAAAGAGTTGGATTAGTAGACAGAGTAAAACATAAACCAACAGAATTAAGTGGTGGACAAAAACAAAGAGTAGCTATAGCAAGAGCATTAGTTAGTTCACCTGCTATGATTTTGGCAGATGAACCTACAGGAAATTTAGATAGTCATTCTGGAGAAGAGATAATGAAAATATTTAAAAAATTAAATGCAGAAGGAGTTACTATTGTAATGGTAACGCATGAGCCAGATATAGCAGAACATACAAAAAGAATTATAACAGTAAAAGATGGAGAAATAATATCAGATATTAATAATGTGAGGTGA
- a CDS encoding efflux RND transporter periplasmic adaptor subunit gives MKKGKMKKIVIIIIVILVVLSVVGKFLGKKNSNKKTVKVTVEKVKLDKIESKVLAKGVVAVKNKETIYLSTPLKIKKVNFKAGDNVKKGNIIIIYDTEKRKELEYSIKKMGINIENEKLALKELMKPLDEISLINKKHDIEQLKNDMKKSELSLEKLNLEAKTINKNIKKTEDEVEKKEELYKNGMIAKEELEKTKDNLDNYKSSLASNNIEQKQFDINLKDTQSRIEFLKTIYEDAKNKFEMETKTREDQIKIKENSIDISLLELKQEKEKLQKMVRKTVSPVTGTILKLNAEKNYIVNIEKPVVEIADISKLIIKSEVSEYDAPKLKLGEKVVIKSDALNDKKYYGKVYKISELAHESKNRDYKENIVNIEILFDNSKKILKPGYSVNLEIITAKKESAKLISILSIMEKDKQKYVYVVDKENKLEKRDIKIGVESDFYVEVVKGLNEGDKVVVNPEEKIAEGMKVEVLDKELGSVKNDN, from the coding sequence ATGAAAAAAGGAAAAATGAAAAAAATAGTAATAATTATAATAGTAATATTAGTGGTTTTGTCTGTAGTAGGTAAATTTTTAGGTAAGAAAAATAGCAATAAAAAAACTGTTAAAGTTACAGTAGAAAAGGTAAAATTAGATAAAATAGAATCTAAAGTATTGGCAAAAGGTGTAGTTGCGGTTAAAAATAAAGAAACAATTTATTTAAGTACTCCATTAAAGATAAAAAAAGTGAATTTTAAAGCAGGGGATAACGTAAAAAAAGGCAATATAATTATCATATACGATACAGAAAAAAGAAAAGAGTTGGAATATTCTATAAAAAAAATGGGAATAAATATTGAAAATGAAAAATTAGCATTAAAAGAATTAATGAAACCTTTAGATGAAATTAGTTTGATAAATAAAAAGCATGATATTGAACAATTAAAAAATGATATGAAAAAAAGTGAATTATCATTAGAAAAATTAAATTTAGAAGCCAAAACAATTAATAAAAATATAAAAAAAACAGAAGATGAAGTAGAGAAAAAGGAAGAATTATATAAAAATGGGATGATAGCAAAAGAGGAATTGGAAAAAACAAAAGATAATTTAGATAATTATAAATCAAGTTTAGCTTCAAATAATATAGAACAAAAACAATTTGATATAAATTTAAAAGATACACAAAGTAGAATAGAATTTTTGAAAACTATTTATGAAGATGCAAAAAATAAATTTGAAATGGAAACTAAAACTAGAGAAGACCAAATAAAAATTAAAGAAAATTCTATTGATATATCTTTATTAGAATTAAAACAGGAAAAAGAAAAATTACAAAAAATGGTAAGAAAAACAGTAAGTCCAGTTACAGGGACAATATTAAAATTAAATGCAGAAAAAAATTATATTGTAAATATAGAAAAACCGGTTGTGGAAATTGCCGATATATCAAAACTTATAATAAAATCAGAAGTTTCAGAATATGATGCTCCAAAATTAAAATTAGGAGAAAAAGTAGTTATTAAATCAGATGCATTAAATGATAAAAAGTATTATGGAAAAGTTTATAAAATATCTGAATTGGCACATGAAAGTAAAAATAGAGATTATAAAGAAAATATTGTAAATATAGAAATTTTATTTGATAATAGTAAGAAAATTTTGAAGCCTGGATATTCTGTGAATTTAGAAATAATAACAGCAAAAAAAGAGAGTGCTAAGTTAATTTCAATATTGTCAATTATGGAAAAAGATAAACAAAAATATGTTTATGTAGTTGATAAAGAGAATAAATTAGAAAAAAGAGATATAAAAATAGGAGTAGAATCAGATTTTTATGTAGAAGTTGTAAAGGGATTAAATGAAGGAGATAAAGTTGTGGTTAATCCAGAGGAAAAAATAGCAGAGGGGATGAAAGTAGAAGTTTTGGATAAAGAGTTAGGGAGTGTAAAAAATGATAATTGA
- a CDS encoding TolC family protein: MKKKIIFIMAFIVGQILSAETVSLKKLISIYEKSGEYKKVELLNDEKMRIEKKEIDYNDLDKLNLKVDGNVGKSIIGNSKNSIINLSYKDIVLSLNYDIKNNKISSNSISINKNLNNIIFQKHNQDEKIYELKNSSYKISRKLEQNQKIIEIIEIYKIIKDADIDIKVDEMILEKYKKQLKTLNIKIEKGESTNSDKSYLLLKIKESEKDIKFLKKNREVFKEKLTYKLNYNIKKNIKFEKINFDKNINFNKIGELEIDKNGLEYEIGKKQFEFSKKYNNFSITANANYDFDSKDYSYGISFSKDIFDFKSDIKTNGVELKISEERIKQLEKDKLFERENQKNSFEDMKESIEIQKRYNEYYKSEEKKSKKMFKLGYISFQDYEKSIEDYKESELKLEKLENNFNAYKYKIEYQ, from the coding sequence ATGAAGAAAAAAATTATATTTATTATGGCATTTATTGTAGGGCAGATATTGTCAGCAGAGACTGTTTCATTAAAAAAATTAATTTCTATTTATGAAAAAAGTGGTGAGTATAAAAAAGTAGAATTGCTAAATGATGAAAAAATGAGGATAGAAAAAAAAGAAATTGATTATAACGATTTGGACAAGTTAAATTTAAAAGTAGATGGAAATGTAGGAAAATCTATTATTGGAAATTCAAAGAACAGCATAATAAATTTATCATATAAAGATATTGTACTTTCATTAAATTATGATATTAAAAATAATAAAATTTCTAGCAACTCAATTAGTATAAATAAAAATTTAAATAATATAATATTTCAAAAACATAATCAAGATGAAAAGATATATGAATTAAAAAATAGTAGTTATAAAATTAGCAGAAAATTAGAACAAAATCAAAAAATAATAGAGATAATAGAGATATATAAAATTATAAAAGATGCAGATATAGATATAAAAGTAGATGAAATGATTTTGGAAAAATATAAAAAGCAATTAAAAACATTAAATATTAAAATAGAAAAAGGAGAATCTACAAATTCTGATAAAAGTTACCTATTATTAAAGATAAAAGAGAGTGAAAAAGATATTAAATTTTTAAAGAAAAATAGAGAAGTTTTTAAAGAAAAATTAACTTATAAATTGAATTATAACATTAAAAAAAACATAAAATTTGAAAAAATAAATTTTGATAAAAATATTAATTTTAATAAAATAGGAGAATTGGAAATAGATAAAAACGGATTAGAATATGAGATAGGGAAAAAACAATTTGAATTTTCTAAAAAATATAATAATTTTTCTATTACAGCTAATGCAAATTATGATTTTGACTCAAAGGATTATAGCTATGGAATATCATTTTCAAAAGATATATTTGATTTTAAAAGTGATATAAAAACTAATGGAGTAGAGTTGAAAATATCGGAAGAGAGAATAAAACAGTTAGAAAAAGATAAGTTATTTGAAAGAGAAAATCAGAAAAATAGTTTTGAAGATATGAAAGAAAGCATAGAAATTCAAAAAAGATATAATGAGTATTATAAATCAGAAGAAAAAAAATCAAAAAAAATGTTTAAATTAGGATATATTAGTTTTCAAGATTATGAAAAATCAATTGAAGATTATAAAGAATCAGAGCTTAAATTAGAAAAATTAGAAAATAATTTTAATGCATATAAATATAAAATAGAATATCAGTAA
- a CDS encoding SIR2 family NAD-dependent protein deacylase, with protein sequence MFVHKKIREVARILKNSKKTMVFSGCKIVENEIKKSKNQKVKNLFKKNVNRTIDIDIFNRDPVFAWNEILENFYNPIKDWKPNIIHKTLYEFEKANIISGIVTQNIDGLQIEAGSKNVYEFQGSAQRAVCLECGREYHIKDLPKDFKCPRCNRYLKPKLIFFGEPIPHKTYSKGMKLSSSAEVIILIGAEGNIMPTSAIPIVAKNNGAFVIEINDKPSRYTNSISDIFVEYDMEYVMEKLHEEMNK encoded by the coding sequence ATGTTTGTGCATAAAAAAATACGAGAAGTTGCTAGAATTTTAAAAAATAGTAAAAAAACCATGGTTTTTAGTGGATGTAAAATAGTAGAAAATGAAATTAAAAAATCGAAAAATCAAAAAGTGAAAAATTTATTCAAAAAAAATGTAAATAGAACTATAGATATTGATATATTTAATAGGGATCCAGTTTTTGCTTGGAATGAAATTTTAGAGAATTTTTATAATCCAATAAAAGATTGGAAACCAAATATTATACACAAAACATTATATGAATTTGAAAAAGCAAATATTATTTCAGGAATAGTTACTCAAAATATAGATGGACTACAAATAGAAGCAGGAAGTAAAAATGTTTATGAATTTCAAGGAAGCGCTCAAAGGGCTGTATGCTTAGAATGTGGAAGAGAGTATCATATAAAAGATTTGCCAAAAGATTTTAAATGCCCAAGATGTAACAGATATTTAAAACCAAAACTTATATTTTTTGGAGAACCAATTCCTCATAAAACATATAGTAAAGGGATGAAATTAAGTTCTTCTGCTGAAGTTATTATTTTGATTGGAGCAGAGGGGAATATTATGCCAACTAGTGCAATACCTATTGTGGCTAAAAACAATGGAGCGTTTGTAATAGAGATAAATGACAAACCGTCGAGGTATACAAATAGTATTAGTGATATTTTTGTGGAATATGATATGGAATATGTAATGGAAAAACTACATGAAGAGATGAATAAATAA
- a CDS encoding patatin-like phospholipase family protein → MYKKWIIVLNLIFILNLVYANDVKIGLTLSGGGAKGFAHIGVLKVLEKEHIPIDYISGTSMGSIVGALYSIGYSAKEIENIALNTNWFYYFDDEIDYKNLPIEEKIYSNRYIGQLPLKNYTLKIPGGLIEGQKIESLLRELTWDAKNIRYFNKLKIPFSCVATNLKNGDAVVLKSGILSEAIRASMSIPSVFTPIKYKNMLLVDGMLSRNFPVQEVLDMGADVVIGSDVGAMLKDEKDLNTFLDVANQSFSFRGVESSLKERKKVDVLIVPKLGNYGATSYRNVKELIKIGEEAAEKMVPKLKNLRNEKKYLKMMKKKNIKNETAIIKKIKIVGVDESEKTYILTISELKIGKLYNKFELEKSIEKIYRTMFFKKVSYEINKDELILKLEKKENNLIGLAFRYDSYLKSGILLNYTNFGYKKIGFKSILDLKLGENPFFTHKLIGYKGINNKFSVIMKNQYKELPFYLYNEGQTIAKYKYNNISSELLLGSFFSTNTFLGGGVKLEYYNAVPEITEEKLSVEDYLFLYDFDFKIDTTNRKNYPEKGNKLFLNYILGNSFLLSNSDFNKLTFDYKKYFKLNVKNILEFNLTSIFVEGNVIPENYYIYIGGEEDETRFYGVKSAEYSTKNFISIRLENRYEFSKDRYFIVGYNYGKLFSAFQGVIDKKKDLHGFAVGIGARTLIGPINLMVLKEKSSDILIYFNTGFKF, encoded by the coding sequence ATGTATAAAAAATGGATTATAGTACTAAATTTAATTTTTATATTGAATTTAGTATATGCTAATGATGTTAAAATAGGATTAACTTTAAGTGGAGGTGGAGCAAAAGGATTTGCACATATAGGAGTGTTAAAAGTATTAGAAAAAGAGCATATTCCTATAGATTATATAAGTGGTACTAGTATGGGAAGTATTGTAGGAGCATTATATTCCATTGGGTATAGTGCAAAAGAGATAGAAAATATAGCATTAAATACAAATTGGTTTTATTATTTTGATGATGAAATTGATTATAAAAATCTGCCTATTGAAGAAAAAATATATAGCAATAGATACATAGGGCAATTACCTCTAAAAAATTATACGTTAAAAATTCCAGGGGGATTGATAGAAGGACAGAAAATTGAATCGCTACTTAGAGAACTAACTTGGGATGCAAAAAATATAAGATATTTTAATAAATTAAAAATTCCATTTTCTTGTGTTGCTACTAATTTAAAAAATGGAGATGCCGTTGTTTTAAAATCCGGTATACTTTCAGAAGCTATTCGAGCCAGTATGTCAATTCCAAGTGTATTTACACCAATAAAATATAAAAATATGTTATTAGTAGATGGAATGTTATCAAGAAATTTCCCTGTACAAGAAGTTTTGGATATGGGAGCAGATGTAGTAATAGGAAGCGATGTAGGAGCAATGCTAAAAGATGAAAAAGATTTAAATACATTTTTAGATGTTGCTAATCAATCCTTTAGTTTTAGAGGAGTGGAAAGTAGTTTAAAAGAAAGAAAAAAAGTGGATGTTTTAATAGTTCCAAAATTGGGAAACTATGGTGCTACAAGTTATAGAAATGTAAAGGAATTGATAAAAATAGGGGAAGAAGCAGCAGAAAAAATGGTTCCAAAATTAAAAAATTTGAGAAATGAAAAAAAATATTTAAAAATGATGAAAAAAAAGAATATAAAAAATGAAACTGCAATTATAAAAAAGATAAAAATAGTAGGCGTAGACGAGAGTGAAAAAACATATATATTAACTATTTCAGAATTAAAAATTGGAAAATTATATAATAAATTTGAATTAGAAAAATCAATAGAGAAAATTTATAGAACTATGTTTTTCAAAAAAGTATCTTATGAAATTAATAAAGATGAATTGATTTTAAAATTAGAAAAAAAAGAAAACAATTTAATAGGTCTAGCTTTTAGATATGATAGTTATTTAAAAAGTGGTATTTTATTAAATTATACAAACTTTGGATATAAAAAAATAGGGTTTAAATCAATTTTAGATTTAAAATTAGGAGAAAATCCTTTTTTTACACATAAACTTATAGGATATAAGGGGATAAATAATAAATTTAGTGTAATAATGAAAAATCAATATAAAGAACTACCATTTTATTTATATAATGAGGGTCAAACTATTGCAAAATATAAATATAATAATATTTCATCTGAGTTACTGTTGGGAAGTTTTTTTTCAACTAATACATTTTTAGGTGGAGGGGTAAAATTAGAATATTATAATGCTGTGCCAGAGATTACCGAAGAAAAGTTGTCTGTAGAAGATTATCTATTTTTATATGACTTTGATTTTAAAATTGATACAACAAACAGAAAAAATTATCCAGAAAAAGGAAATAAATTATTTTTAAATTACATTTTAGGGAATAGTTTTTTGTTAAGTAATAGTGATTTTAATAAACTAACATTTGATTATAAAAAATATTTTAAATTAAACGTAAAAAATATTTTAGAATTCAATTTAACATCTATATTTGTAGAAGGGAATGTAATTCCAGAAAACTATTACATTTATATAGGGGGCGAAGAGGATGAGACTAGATTTTATGGAGTAAAAAGTGCTGAGTATAGTACGAAAAATTTTATTTCTATTAGATTAGAAAATAGATATGAATTTTCTAAAGATAGATATTTTATTGTAGGCTACAATTATGGAAAGTTATTTAGTGCATTTCAGGGTGTTATTGATAAAAAAAAGGATTTACATGGTTTTGCTGTTGGAATAGGGGCTAGAACTTTAATAGGACCAATAAATTTAATGGTTTTAAAAGAAAAAAGTTCGGATATTTTAATATATTTTAATACTGGATTTAAATTTTAG